In Magnolia sinica isolate HGM2019 chromosome 12, MsV1, whole genome shotgun sequence, a single genomic region encodes these proteins:
- the LOC131219963 gene encoding MADS-box protein AeAP3-2-like, with product MGRGKIEIKRIENATNRQVTFSKRRGGLLKKAHELAVLCDAQLGVIIFSASGKMFEYCSPCSSMRQIIDRYQKVSGTRIPEYDNQQVYCEITRMKNENDKLQASMRTLTGEDLSTLTMNDLHQLEQQLEISVNRVRSRKNQLLQQQMENLRRKEHLLEDQNNHLCRILAEHQAALEHKVVEPPPMLDHFGPFYDDQARNMLQLSPQLHPFRLQPTQPNLQDPGLQRHGLQLWT from the exons ATGGGACGTGGGAAGATCGAGATCAAACGGATCGAGAACGCCACTAACAGGCAAGTCACCTTCTCGAAGCGGAGAGGAGGACTTCTGAAGAAGGCCCATGAGCTCGCCGTCCTTTGCGATGCACAGCTCGGCGTCATCATCTTCTCTGCTAGCGGCAAGATGTTCGAGTATTGTAGCCCATGTTCGAG CATGCGACAAATCATCGATCGATATCAAAAGGTCTCCGGGACCCGTATTCCAGAGTATGATAATCAG cAAGTATACTGTGAGATTACGAGGATGAAGAACGAGAATGATAAGCTCCAAGCCAGCATGCGAACCCTAACTGGCGAGGACTTATCAACCCTAACCATGAACGATTTGCACCAGCTCGAACAACAGTTAGAGATATCAGTTAATCGGGTTCGATCTAggaag AATCAACTGCTGCAACAACAGATGGAGAACCTACGTAGGAAG GAGCACCTGTTGGAAGATCAAAACAACCATCTCTGCCGCATT CTTGCCGAACACCAAGCGGCTCTGGAACATaaggtggtggagccaccaccgATGCTGGACCATTTCGGCCCCTTCTACGACGATCAAGCAAGGAACATGCTCCAGCTCTCCCCTCAGCTCCATCCATTTCGTCTCCAGCCCACTCAGCCCAATCTGCAAGATCCTGGTCTCCAGCGCCATGGCCTGCAGCTTTG gacctAA